The following are encoded in a window of Clostridium thermarum genomic DNA:
- the holA gene encoding DNA polymerase III subunit delta, translated as MDLEVLEQQIQRGNLKGCYVIYGPDENLIKEYVNSIIDAAVDKNFAYLNLVKFDGMKVQFDEVMNACETMPFMSDKKVVVIYRTAFLGEVEDRENKKKFEEIYKYISNLPPYCILVMYYVFGDDREKASTNVKKLEKICSVIKADKLKGDKLYKRVAAIFEQRGKSIDKVLLKFFCDNVENNMDIIKNEVDKLISYTEGRDITKKDIIELLPDVNDDDIFDLVDYLSQKRPEKAIDILNELLFRGEAIGGILFMIVRQFKLLYSIKLGVDEGKNKDALAKELKLHPYVCEKLIAQSRKFSLNQIKHCLKLCLETEKSLKSSTGDKKLEMEMLIINTIRG; from the coding sequence ATGGATTTGGAAGTTTTAGAGCAACAGATACAGAGGGGGAACTTGAAGGGCTGTTATGTTATATACGGACCGGATGAAAATTTAATTAAAGAGTATGTAAACAGTATAATAGATGCGGCAGTAGATAAAAATTTTGCATATTTGAATTTAGTAAAGTTTGACGGAATGAAGGTGCAGTTTGATGAGGTGATGAATGCCTGCGAGACCATGCCCTTCATGAGTGATAAAAAAGTAGTAGTTATATATAGAACCGCTTTTCTCGGAGAAGTGGAAGATAGGGAAAATAAGAAAAAGTTTGAAGAAATTTATAAGTACATAAGCAATCTCCCTCCCTATTGTATCTTGGTTATGTATTATGTCTTTGGAGATGATAGGGAAAAGGCAAGTACCAATGTTAAAAAGCTTGAAAAAATATGCTCGGTAATTAAGGCGGATAAGCTTAAAGGGGATAAGCTTTATAAAAGAGTAGCTGCTATCTTTGAGCAAAGAGGTAAAAGCATAGATAAGGTTTTACTGAAGTTTTTCTGTGACAATGTGGAAAATAACATGGATATAATAAAAAATGAAGTTGATAAACTAATTTCGTATACAGAAGGCAGGGACATTACAAAGAAAGATATCATAGAACTTTTACCTGATGTTAACGATGACGACATCTTTGACTTAGTGGATTATCTTTCTCAAAAAAGACCGGAAAAGGCCATAGATATCCTGAATGAGCTTCTTTTCAGGGGAGAGGCTATAGGTGGAATCTTGTTTATGATAGTCCGTCAATTCAAGCTTCTGTATTCCATAAAGCTTGGCGTAGACGAAGGTAAGAATAAGGATGCTCTGGCTAAGGAGTTAAAACTACATCCTTATGTCTGTGAAAAGCTCATTGCTCAAAGCAGGAAATTCAGTCTCAATCAGATTAAACACTGTTTGAAGCTCTGCCTGGAGACAGAGAAGTCACTTAAAAGCAGCACAGGAGATAAGAAATTAGAAATGGAAATGCTAATAATAAATACAATAAGAGGATAA
- the rpsT gene encoding 30S ribosomal protein S20: MANIKSAQKRIRVTEAKTLRNKMIKSALKTKIKKFEVAVDAKNAEDAKAAYIEASKALDMAASKGVIHKNKAANKKSKLAVKLNALNA; this comes from the coding sequence ATGGCAAATATTAAATCAGCTCAAAAAAGAATTAGAGTAACTGAGGCTAAGACTCTAAGAAATAAGATGATCAAATCAGCATTAAAGACAAAGATAAAGAAGTTCGAAGTTGCTGTTGATGCAAAAAATGCTGAAGACGCTAAGGCAGCTTACATAGAAGCTTCCAAGGCTTTAGATATGGCTGCTTCCAAGGGAGTAATCCATAAGAATAAGGCAGCTAACAAGAAATCAAAACTTGCTGTAAAATTAAATGCTTTAAACGCATAA
- the gpr gene encoding GPR endopeptidase, with the protein MRNIRTDLAVEAREIYAKESNGNPQGVEYKEYKIGDVNITDVTITNEIGERNMGKPKGTYITLDLPEFAHYDGEIRDEVSKAMAQALEGLIKLDESMTALVVGLGNWNVTPDALGPKVVSKLMVTRHLKQLVPDSIDEGVRPVCAIAPGVLGITGIETYEIIKGIVEKVKPNLIICIDALASRKMERVNKTIQIGNTGISPGSGVGNKRMEISERTLGIPTIAIGVPTVVEAATMANDTIDLVLDAMIKEATEGSKFYEMLKAIDKNEKSRMIREVLDPYVGNLMVTPKEVDMVIDSLAVIIANGINIALQPALDLDDINKFLN; encoded by the coding sequence GTGAGAAACATACGTACAGACTTAGCGGTAGAAGCCAGAGAGATATATGCTAAGGAGAGCAATGGCAATCCTCAGGGGGTTGAGTACAAAGAATACAAAATAGGGGATGTAAATATTACTGATGTAACTATAACCAATGAAATTGGAGAAAGGAATATGGGAAAACCTAAGGGAACCTACATAACCTTGGATTTACCTGAATTTGCCCACTATGACGGTGAAATCAGGGATGAGGTAAGTAAAGCTATGGCTCAAGCCTTGGAGGGACTTATAAAGCTTGATGAAAGCATGACGGCTTTAGTAGTGGGACTTGGAAACTGGAATGTAACCCCGGATGCCTTGGGACCAAAGGTAGTATCAAAGCTTATGGTTACCAGACATTTAAAGCAGCTTGTACCTGACAGTATCGATGAAGGTGTAAGACCTGTGTGCGCAATTGCACCGGGAGTTTTGGGGATAACAGGAATAGAAACCTATGAAATAATTAAGGGTATTGTGGAAAAGGTTAAGCCAAATCTTATAATTTGTATCGATGCCCTAGCTTCCAGAAAGATGGAAAGGGTCAATAAGACCATCCAAATTGGAAATACAGGCATATCTCCTGGCTCAGGAGTTGGCAATAAGAGAATGGAAATCAGCGAAAGAACCTTGGGGATTCCAACAATTGCCATTGGTGTGCCAACAGTTGTAGAAGCTGCTACAATGGCCAACGATACCATCGATTTAGTTTTGGATGCTATGATAAAAGAAGCTACGGAGGGTAGTAAATTCTATGAGATGCTTAAAGCCATAGATAAAAATGAAAAGAGCAGAATGATTCGTGAAGTGTTGGATCCCTATGTTGGAAATCTTATGGTAACACCTAAGGAAGTAGATATGGTAATAGATTCCCTGGCAGTGATAATTGCCAACGGCATAAACATTGCCCTTCAGCCCGCTCTGGATCTGGATGATATAAACAAATTCCTTAACTAG
- a CDS encoding stage II sporulation protein P: MQYAGLNKSNNNLKMLFACSVSLLLLISITVYSFKIIFFNNNSSGVYNSLLYVQVLNKAMPIVEVTTFEEESMAEAAVTIKGEVLKLLGINMYNPLSIIGKEISFFSNLTYEFTGTGEVKSDYVLDTNITPFNLTDSQITADTTQSDNTGLTGDSSGNVVSVQDPTLKQELKPEKPQVLIYHSHTEEAFGINGANNKDPQKNVVAVGEALKNELENTYGISVIHDTTVHCYPYNGSYQNSRKTVENYLKQYGDFDLIIDMHRDSVYSKANVTTRINGEDVSKIMFVLTKKNPHYSKNAEVTDKLMSICDNLFPGFTRAVCYYNFGTLYFNQDLSNNAILIEVGAHTNTHEEAINSSKYMGRMIAEYLKDKK, from the coding sequence ATGCAATACGCAGGATTAAATAAATCCAATAACAATTTAAAAATGTTATTTGCTTGTTCAGTGTCATTACTCTTGTTGATTTCAATTACTGTCTATAGCTTTAAAATTATATTTTTTAATAATAACAGCAGTGGCGTATATAATAGTCTTCTATATGTTCAGGTTCTTAATAAGGCAATGCCCATTGTTGAGGTCACCACTTTTGAAGAGGAGAGTATGGCTGAGGCGGCAGTAACAATAAAAGGGGAGGTTTTAAAACTCTTAGGAATTAATATGTACAATCCTCTATCTATTATTGGAAAGGAAATCTCTTTTTTTAGTAACTTGACCTATGAATTTACTGGAACCGGTGAGGTAAAAAGTGATTATGTACTTGATACCAACATAACCCCATTTAATCTCACTGACAGCCAAATAACTGCAGACACCACACAAAGTGATAATACCGGTTTGACGGGGGATAGTTCTGGTAATGTGGTATCTGTACAAGATCCAACATTAAAACAGGAACTTAAGCCCGAAAAGCCACAAGTACTGATATATCATTCACATACAGAGGAGGCTTTTGGTATAAACGGAGCAAATAACAAAGATCCCCAAAAGAATGTTGTAGCGGTAGGTGAAGCTCTGAAAAATGAATTGGAAAATACCTATGGAATAAGTGTAATTCATGATACCACTGTACACTGTTATCCATATAATGGCTCCTATCAGAATTCAAGGAAAACCGTTGAAAATTACCTTAAGCAATATGGAGATTTTGATTTAATTATAGATATGCATAGAGATTCAGTATATAGTAAAGCCAATGTAACAACAAGGATTAATGGAGAAGATGTGTCAAAAATAATGTTTGTTCTCACAAAAAAGAATCCACATTACAGCAAAAATGCTGAAGTGACAGACAAGCTTATGAGCATATGTGATAATTTATTTCCAGGATTTACGAGAGCGGTTTGTTATTATAACTTCGGAACCCTATATTTTAACCAGGATTTAAGCAATAACGCTATTCTCATAGAGGTTGGAGCACATACCAATACCCATGAAGAAGCAATAAATTCCTCCAAGTATATGGGCCGTATGATAGCTGAGTACTTAAAAGATAAAAAATAA